Proteins encoded by one window of Bauldia sp.:
- a CDS encoding L,D-transpeptidase, producing MRGSRLIFAAAMTAALAISGTARAEDNFFEALGKIFSGNGDTEYSGQVLYPEDVSRSRVVPFEFRRQVVGYNTTEAPGTIIIDTGRHYLYFVTGFGQAIRYGVGVGRTGMGWKGTVKIGNKAEWPTWHPPKEMIAREAKRGHRLPVVMAGGKGNPLGARAMYLYGKGGDTGFRIHGTSEPWTIGLNVSSGCIRLVNDDVIDLYSRARVGAKVIVM from the coding sequence ATGCGCGGTAGCAGGCTCATATTTGCGGCGGCGATGACCGCCGCCCTCGCGATCAGCGGAACGGCGCGGGCCGAGGACAATTTCTTCGAGGCGCTCGGCAAGATCTTCTCGGGCAACGGCGATACCGAATACAGCGGCCAGGTGCTCTACCCCGAGGACGTGTCGCGCAGCCGCGTCGTGCCGTTCGAGTTTCGCCGGCAGGTCGTCGGCTACAACACCACCGAGGCGCCGGGCACGATCATCATCGATACCGGCCGGCACTATCTCTATTTCGTCACCGGGTTCGGCCAGGCGATCCGCTACGGCGTCGGCGTCGGGCGCACCGGCATGGGCTGGAAGGGCACGGTCAAGATCGGCAACAAGGCCGAGTGGCCGACGTGGCATCCGCCGAAGGAGATGATCGCGCGCGAGGCAAAGCGCGGCCACCGGCTGCCGGTCGTCATGGCGGGCGGCAAGGGCAATCCGCTCGGCGCGCGCGCCATGTATCTTTATGGCAAGGGCGGCGACACCGGCTTCCGCATCCACGGCACGAGCGAGCCGTGGACGATCGGTCTCAACGTCTCCTCGGGCTGCATCCGCCTGGTCAACGACGACGTCATCGACCTCTATTCGCGGGCCCGCGTCGGCGCCAAAGTCATCGTGATGTAG
- a CDS encoding (Fe-S)-binding protein: MAVEGIGAGRPSVGLFVTCLVDLFRPSVGFAAVKLIEAAGCRVSVPADQTCCGQPAYNSGDRRDAIAIARQVVDAFEPYDYVVAPSGSCAGMLKVHYADLLGDDPAWSARVAAFSAKTYELISFLVDVRGMTGVDAAFDGSVTYHDSCSGLRELGIRNQPRKLLKSVDGLKLTELKDADICCGFGGTFCVKYPDVSNAIVERKTKEIAASGAGTLLAGDLGCLLNMAGKMQREGRPIRTRHVAEVLAGMTDTPPIGEAG; the protein is encoded by the coding sequence GTGGCGGTAGAAGGCATTGGGGCGGGACGGCCGAGCGTCGGGCTGTTCGTGACGTGCCTTGTCGACCTGTTCCGGCCAAGCGTCGGGTTCGCCGCCGTGAAGCTGATCGAGGCGGCCGGATGCCGGGTTTCGGTGCCGGCGGACCAGACGTGCTGCGGCCAGCCGGCCTACAACTCGGGCGACCGCCGGGATGCCATCGCCATCGCCAGGCAGGTGGTCGATGCATTCGAGCCGTACGACTATGTCGTGGCGCCGTCCGGCTCGTGCGCCGGCATGCTCAAGGTGCACTATGCCGATCTGCTCGGCGACGATCCGGCGTGGAGCGCGCGGGTGGCGGCGTTTTCGGCGAAGACGTACGAGCTGATCTCGTTTCTGGTCGATGTGCGCGGGATGACCGGGGTCGATGCGGCGTTCGACGGATCGGTGACCTACCACGACTCGTGCTCGGGGCTGCGCGAGCTCGGCATCCGCAACCAGCCGCGCAAGCTGCTCAAGTCGGTCGACGGGCTGAAGCTGACCGAGCTCAAGGACGCCGACATCTGCTGCGGCTTCGGCGGGACGTTCTGCGTCAAGTATCCCGACGTCTCCAATGCCATCGTCGAGCGCAAGACGAAGGAGATCGCGGCGTCGGGCGCCGGCACGCTGCTCGCGGGCGATCTCGGCTGCCTGCTCAACATGGCCGGCAAGATGCAGCGCGAGGGCCGGCCGATCCGCACGCGCCACGTCGCCGAGGTGCTCGCCGGCATGACCGATACGCCGCCGATCGGCGAGGCGGGCTGA
- a CDS encoding lactate utilization protein, whose amino-acid sequence MSSRDAVLGKIRRALGVTGQESRRNATVDERLARAPKGVIPARGQLPAGERVRLFAAMVEKAGATVKRVGDDGAVPAAVAEYLRGRNLPAKIRIGDDALLNNLGWSRTQIEVKHGASDGYDPVGVTHAAAGVAETGTLVLTSGGDNPTTLNFLPDTSIVVVKAADIAGDYETVWAEIRGKYGKGAMPRTVNYVTGPSRSADIEQTILLGAHGPRRLHVVIVDG is encoded by the coding sequence ATGAGCTCGCGCGACGCGGTGCTCGGCAAGATACGGCGGGCGCTGGGCGTCACGGGGCAGGAGTCGCGTCGCAATGCGACGGTCGACGAGCGACTGGCGCGGGCGCCAAAGGGCGTGATCCCGGCGCGCGGTCAGTTGCCGGCCGGGGAGCGGGTGCGGCTGTTCGCGGCGATGGTCGAGAAGGCCGGCGCGACGGTGAAACGGGTCGGAGATGATGGTGCTGTCCCGGCTGCGGTCGCGGAATATCTCCGCGGGCGCAATTTACCGGCAAAGATACGGATCGGCGACGATGCGCTGCTCAACAATCTCGGCTGGTCGCGGACGCAGATCGAGGTGAAGCACGGCGCCTCGGACGGGTACGATCCGGTCGGCGTGACGCACGCGGCTGCCGGAGTCGCCGAGACCGGCACGCTGGTGCTGACGTCGGGCGGCGACAATCCGACGACGCTGAATTTTCTCCCCGATACCTCCATCGTCGTGGTCAAGGCGGCCGACATCGCCGGCGACTACGAGACGGTGTGGGCCGAGATACGCGGCAAGTACGGCAAGGGCGCGATGCCGCGGACGGTCAACTATGTCACCGGCCCTTCCCGCTCGGCCGACATCGAGCAGACGATCCTGCTCGGCGCGCATGGGCCGCGGCGGCTGCACGTCGTCATCGTCGACGGCTAG
- the aceB gene encoding malate synthase A, whose product MADGKPTLPGVEIRGVWGERYDEVLTPAALAFLAGLQRKFNPSRLRLLARRDERQAEFDAGALPDFLPETKSVRDGDWKVAPIPADLLDRRVEITGPVDRKMIVNALNSGAKVFMADFEDATSPTWANLIEGQINLKDRWAGKIDFTEPSTGKEYKLKPKPAVLLIRPRGWHLPEEHVVIDGAPMSGSLFDFGLYFFTCAKAALAAGSGPYFYLPKMESHLEARLWNEVFVHAEKELGIPNGTVKATVLIETLPAAFEMDEIIYELRDHMAGLNCGRWDYIFSFIKTLRAKPEFLVPDRGQVVMGKAFLKAYSELLIKTCHRRGAFAMGGMAAQIPDRKNAAVNEAAFAKVRADKEREAKAGHDGTWVAHPDLVPVAQEIFDKLMPQPNQLDKLRTDVTATQRDMLEVHEGTRTEQGMRDNIRVGVQYIEAWLRGRGAVPLYNLMEDAATAEISRSQIWQELHFEAPLEGGAKATKALFEKCLTEEMEKVKTEIGADNYAKGRFPQAIDLFRKLSTADTLAAFLTVPAYRLIV is encoded by the coding sequence ATGGCTGACGGCAAGCCGACGCTACCGGGCGTCGAGATCAGGGGCGTGTGGGGCGAGCGCTACGACGAGGTGCTTACCCCGGCCGCGCTGGCGTTCCTCGCTGGCCTGCAGCGCAAGTTCAACCCGTCGCGCCTGCGCCTGCTCGCGCGCCGCGACGAGCGCCAGGCCGAGTTCGACGCCGGCGCACTGCCCGATTTCCTGCCCGAGACGAAGAGCGTGCGCGACGGCGACTGGAAAGTCGCGCCGATCCCGGCCGATCTCCTCGACCGCCGCGTCGAGATCACCGGTCCCGTCGACCGCAAGATGATCGTCAACGCGCTGAACTCCGGCGCCAAAGTCTTCATGGCCGATTTCGAGGACGCGACCTCGCCGACCTGGGCGAACCTCATCGAGGGCCAGATCAACCTCAAGGACCGCTGGGCGGGGAAGATCGATTTCACCGAGCCGTCGACCGGCAAGGAATACAAGCTGAAGCCGAAGCCGGCCGTCCTGCTCATCCGTCCGCGCGGCTGGCATCTGCCGGAGGAGCACGTCGTCATCGACGGCGCGCCGATGTCCGGCTCGCTGTTCGACTTCGGCCTCTATTTCTTCACCTGCGCCAAGGCGGCGCTCGCCGCCGGCTCCGGGCCGTATTTCTATCTGCCGAAGATGGAGAGCCACCTCGAGGCGCGGCTGTGGAACGAAGTCTTCGTCCACGCCGAGAAGGAACTCGGCATCCCGAACGGCACCGTCAAGGCGACGGTGCTGATCGAGACGCTGCCCGCCGCCTTCGAGATGGACGAGATCATCTACGAGCTCCGCGACCACATGGCGGGGCTGAACTGCGGCCGCTGGGATTACATCTTCTCGTTCATCAAGACGCTGCGCGCCAAGCCGGAATTCCTCGTGCCCGATCGCGGCCAGGTCGTCATGGGCAAGGCGTTCCTCAAGGCCTACTCCGAGCTGCTGATCAAGACGTGTCACCGCCGCGGCGCCTTCGCCATGGGCGGCATGGCGGCACAGATTCCGGACCGCAAGAACGCCGCCGTCAACGAGGCCGCCTTCGCCAAGGTCCGCGCCGACAAGGAGCGCGAGGCGAAAGCCGGCCACGACGGCACCTGGGTGGCGCACCCCGATCTTGTGCCGGTCGCGCAGGAAATCTTCGACAAGCTGATGCCGCAGCCGAACCAGCTCGACAAGCTCCGCACCGACGTCACCGCCACGCAGAGGGACATGCTCGAGGTCCACGAGGGCACGCGCACGGAGCAGGGCATGCGCGACAACATCCGCGTCGGCGTCCAGTACATCGAGGCGTGGCTCAGGGGCAGGGGCGCCGTGCCGCTCTACAACCTGATGGAGGACGCCGCGACCGCCGAGATCAGCCGCAGCCAGATCTGGCAGGAGCTGCATTTCGAAGCGCCGCTGGAAGGCGGCGCGAAGGCGACCAAGGCGCTGTTCGAAAAGTGCCTGACCGAGGAAATGGAAAAGGTGAAAACGGAAATCGGCGCCGACAACTACGCCAAGGGCCGCTTCCCGCAGGCGATCGACCTGTTCCGCAAGCTATCGACGGCCGACACGCTGGCGGCGTTCCTGACAGTGCCGGCCTATCGCCTGATCGTCTAG
- a CDS encoding LutB/LldF family L-lactate oxidation iron-sulfur protein, whose product MHITSPNFKANARAALADPQLQEALGHVKTGFIAKRAAAVEALPEFEQLRNSGRDIKNHTLEHLDLYLEAYEEKVAESGGHVHYAETADEARELILGICRQAGARTVTKGKTMIAEEIELNEYLEANGVLPIETDLGEYIIQLRHEAPSHIIAPAIHLTKEQVEADFRRVHTDLPAARDLSEPASLLNEARGILRDRFLKADVGITGANFLIAETGTSIIVTNEGNGDLTQTLPRVHIVLASIEKVVPTLEDVSQILRLLARSATGQEMSVYTTFSTGPRRPDDPDGPDEYHVVILDNGRTGMLGSQFQDMLRCIRCAACMNHCPVYQEIGGHAYGWVYPGPMGAVLTPALVGIDKAGHLPNASTFCGRCEAVCPMKIPLPNMMRHWREKEYERHLSPTTFRWGLGVWAFFARRPRLYQFATGIAMRVLGNLGGRKGRFHRVPLAGGWTKDRDLPAPSGRTFQQMWVEQQRAAAP is encoded by the coding sequence ATGCACATCACCTCGCCGAACTTCAAGGCGAACGCGCGGGCGGCGCTCGCCGATCCGCAACTGCAGGAGGCGCTTGGCCACGTCAAGACGGGCTTCATCGCCAAGCGCGCGGCGGCGGTCGAGGCGCTGCCCGAGTTCGAGCAGCTCCGCAACAGCGGCCGCGACATCAAGAACCACACGCTCGAGCACCTCGACCTCTACCTCGAGGCCTACGAGGAAAAGGTCGCCGAAAGCGGCGGCCACGTGCACTACGCCGAGACGGCGGACGAGGCGCGCGAGCTGATCCTCGGCATCTGCCGGCAGGCGGGCGCACGCACGGTCACCAAAGGCAAGACGATGATCGCCGAGGAGATCGAGCTCAACGAATACCTCGAGGCGAACGGCGTGCTGCCGATCGAGACCGACCTCGGCGAATACATCATCCAGCTCCGCCACGAGGCGCCGAGCCACATCATCGCGCCGGCGATCCACCTGACCAAGGAGCAGGTCGAGGCGGATTTCCGGCGCGTGCACACAGATCTGCCGGCGGCGCGCGACCTGTCGGAGCCGGCGTCGCTGCTGAACGAGGCGCGCGGCATCCTGCGCGACCGGTTCCTCAAGGCAGACGTCGGCATCACCGGAGCGAATTTCCTGATCGCAGAGACCGGCACGTCGATCATCGTCACCAACGAGGGCAATGGCGACCTGACGCAGACATTGCCGCGGGTCCACATCGTGCTGGCATCGATCGAGAAGGTCGTGCCGACGCTGGAGGACGTCAGCCAGATTCTCCGGCTGCTGGCGCGCTCGGCGACCGGACAGGAGATGTCGGTCTACACTACGTTCTCGACCGGGCCACGGCGCCCCGACGATCCCGACGGGCCGGACGAGTATCACGTCGTGATACTCGACAACGGCCGTACGGGCATGCTCGGCTCGCAGTTCCAGGACATGCTGCGCTGCATCCGCTGCGCGGCCTGCATGAACCACTGCCCTGTCTATCAGGAGATCGGCGGCCACGCGTACGGCTGGGTCTATCCGGGGCCGATGGGCGCCGTGCTGACGCCGGCGCTGGTCGGCATCGACAAGGCCGGGCACCTGCCCAACGCCTCGACCTTCTGCGGGCGCTGCGAGGCGGTGTGCCCGATGAAGATTCCGCTGCCGAACATGATGCGGCATTGGCGCGAGAAGGAATACGAGCGGCATCTGTCGCCGACGACGTTCCGCTGGGGGCTCGGCGTCTGGGCCTTCTTCGCCCGGCGGCCGCGCCTCTATCAGTTCGCGACCGGCATCGCGATGCGCGTGCTGGGCAACCTCGGCGGGCGCAAGGGCCGCTTCCACCGCGTGCCGCTCGCCGGCGGCTGGACCAAGGACCGCGACCTCCCCGCGCCTTCCGGCCGCACGTTCCAGCAGATGTGGGTCGAGCAGCAGCGGGCGGCGGCGCCATGA
- the glcF gene encoding glycolate oxidase subunit GlcF, translated as MQTNFTLAQLADPDTAVSEKILRTCVHCGFCTATCPTYVLLGDELDSPRGRIYLIKDMLESGKAATEEVVTHVDRCLSCLSCMTTCPSGVDYMHLVDHARQHIEKTCTRPLGDRLTRRLLAALLPYPARFRTAVIVGFFAKPLAPVLRRVPGLSRFAAMLDLAPREFPGVSETNRSGVSRAYGKRTARVAILRGCAQSVLDPGINEAAIRLLNRKGIDVVRTAGEGCCGALTHHMGRTHDSHEAARQNIDAWTREIEGQGLDAILVTTSGCGTTVKDYGFMFRTDPAYAEKAKRVSALARDISEYLETLDLGEPSREVRPTVAYHAACSLQHGQQIKLTPKALLAKAGFKVSEVAEGHLCCGSAGTYNILQPEIARRLRDRKVANIEATGAEIIAAGNIGCLTQIGGATRKPVVHTVELLDWAYGGPKPAALH; from the coding sequence ATGCAGACCAACTTCACGCTCGCCCAGCTTGCCGATCCCGACACCGCCGTGTCGGAGAAGATCCTGCGCACCTGCGTCCACTGCGGCTTCTGCACGGCGACGTGCCCGACCTACGTGCTGCTCGGCGACGAACTCGACAGCCCGCGCGGCCGCATCTACCTGATCAAGGACATGCTGGAGAGCGGCAAGGCGGCGACCGAGGAGGTCGTCACCCACGTCGATCGCTGCCTGTCGTGCCTGTCGTGCATGACGACGTGCCCGTCCGGCGTCGACTACATGCATCTCGTCGACCACGCCCGCCAGCACATCGAGAAGACGTGCACGCGGCCGCTCGGCGATCGCCTGACGCGCCGCCTGCTCGCCGCGCTGCTGCCCTATCCGGCGCGCTTCCGCACCGCCGTCATCGTCGGCTTCTTCGCCAAGCCGCTGGCGCCGGTGCTCCGCCGCGTCCCCGGCCTGTCGCGCTTTGCCGCGATGCTCGATCTGGCGCCGCGCGAATTTCCCGGCGTATCGGAGACCAACCGCTCCGGCGTCTCACGCGCCTACGGCAAGCGCACGGCGCGCGTTGCCATCCTGCGCGGCTGCGCCCAGTCCGTCCTCGACCCCGGTATCAACGAGGCCGCCATTCGCCTGCTCAACCGCAAGGGCATCGACGTGGTGCGCACCGCCGGCGAAGGCTGCTGCGGCGCGCTCACCCACCATATGGGCCGCACCCACGATTCGCATGAAGCCGCCAGGCAGAACATCGACGCGTGGACGCGCGAGATCGAAGGGCAGGGGCTCGACGCCATCCTGGTCACGACGTCGGGCTGCGGCACCACGGTGAAGGACTACGGCTTCATGTTCCGCACCGACCCCGCCTACGCCGAGAAGGCGAAGCGCGTATCGGCGCTCGCCCGCGACATCTCGGAGTATCTCGAAACCCTCGACCTCGGCGAACCGTCGCGCGAGGTGCGCCCGACCGTTGCCTACCACGCCGCCTGCTCCCTCCAGCACGGCCAACAGATCAAGCTCACGCCCAAGGCGCTGCTGGCGAAGGCCGGCTTCAAGGTCAGCGAGGTCGCCGAGGGTCACCTCTGCTGCGGCTCGGCGGGCACCTACAACATCCTGCAGCCGGAGATTGCCCGGCGCCTCCGCGATCGCAAGGTCGCCAATATCGAGGCGACCGGCGCCGAGATTATCGCCGCCGGCAACATCGGCTGCCTGACCCAGATCGGCGGCGCGACCAGGAAGCCCGTGGTCCACACGGTCGAGTTGCTCGACTGGGCATACGGCGGCCCGAAACCCGCCGCGCTCCACTAG
- a CDS encoding DNA-3-methyladenine glycosylase I: MANEGLRRARVNDGLIVGEDGKRRCMWGASSPDYVPYHDNEWGRPVTDDARLFEKICLEGFQSGLSWLTILRKRENFRAAFAGFDIDKVAKFTARDVTRLLKDAGIVRHRGKIESTINNAKRARELREEYGSLAAYFWSHEPAKKDRPKKIDLATLRAMPTSAASVALSKDLKKRGWSFVGPTTVYAFMQAMGLVNDHLEGCYCRAGIEKMRRDFKRPASRS, encoded by the coding sequence ATGGCTAACGAAGGGTTACGGAGGGCACGCGTGAACGATGGTCTGATCGTCGGCGAGGACGGCAAGCGCCGCTGCATGTGGGGCGCCTCGTCGCCCGACTACGTGCCCTACCACGACAACGAATGGGGCCGCCCGGTCACCGACGACGCGCGCCTGTTCGAGAAGATCTGCCTCGAAGGATTCCAGTCCGGCCTCTCGTGGCTGACGATCCTCAGGAAGCGCGAAAATTTCCGCGCCGCCTTCGCCGGCTTCGATATCGACAAGGTCGCGAAGTTCACCGCCCGCGACGTGACGCGTCTCCTGAAAGATGCCGGCATCGTCCGCCACCGCGGCAAGATCGAGTCGACCATCAACAACGCCAAGCGGGCGAGGGAACTACGAGAAGAATACGGCAGCCTCGCCGCCTACTTCTGGAGTCATGAGCCGGCGAAGAAGGACCGCCCGAAGAAGATCGACCTCGCCACCCTCCGCGCCATGCCGACCTCGGCAGCGTCCGTCGCCTTGTCGAAGGACCTGAAGAAGCGCGGCTGGAGCTTCGTCGGCCCGACCACGGTCTACGCCTTCATGCAGGCGATGGGCCTGGTCAACGACCACCTCGAAGGCTGCTACTGCCGCGCGGGAATAGAAAAGATGCGCCGGGATTTCAAACGACCCGCCAGCCGTAGTTAG
- a CDS encoding L,D-transpeptidase encodes MNRILTTAFAGFASFAAISAAHAASIYDRPPSVLSPDVTDPWLLQLRAGTQKPVLAMPVAAQRTLFSSSTIGTADTQSQPVVMRIPGEPDIARNYRLDPEFLPAVIPYPSSEKSGTIIIDTEGRHLYLIMGNNQALRYGVGVGRPGFEWAGVHHVTRMAEWPDWTPPPEMLKRKPELPRHMAGGPDNPLGARALYLGSTLYRIHGSNEPWTIGTKVSSGCIRMRNEDVSDLYQRVSVGAKVIVL; translated from the coding sequence ATGAACCGTATCCTGACAACCGCCTTTGCGGGCTTCGCGTCTTTCGCCGCGATCAGCGCCGCCCATGCCGCTTCCATCTATGACCGCCCGCCCTCTGTGCTCAGCCCCGACGTTACCGATCCCTGGCTGCTCCAGCTCAGGGCCGGCACGCAGAAGCCGGTGCTGGCCATGCCTGTCGCCGCCCAGCGCACGCTCTTCTCCTCCTCGACCATCGGCACGGCCGATACGCAGTCGCAGCCGGTCGTGATGCGCATTCCCGGTGAGCCGGACATCGCGCGCAACTATCGCCTCGACCCGGAATTCCTGCCGGCGGTGATCCCCTACCCGAGCAGCGAGAAGTCCGGGACGATCATCATCGATACCGAGGGCCGCCATCTCTACCTGATCATGGGCAACAACCAGGCGCTCCGCTACGGCGTCGGCGTCGGCCGGCCGGGGTTCGAGTGGGCCGGCGTGCATCACGTCACCCGCATGGCCGAGTGGCCGGACTGGACGCCGCCGCCGGAGATGCTGAAGCGCAAGCCGGAACTGCCGCGCCATATGGCCGGCGGCCCGGACAACCCGCTCGGCGCCCGCGCCCTCTATCTTGGTTCGACTCTGTACCGAATTCACGGCTCGAACGAGCCGTGGACCATCGGGACCAAGGTTTCCTCCGGTTGCATCCGCATGCGCAACGAGGACGTTTCCGACCTTTACCAGCGCGTCAGCGTCGGGGCGAAGGTCATCGTCCTGTAA
- a CDS encoding FAD-linked oxidase C-terminal domain-containing protein, whose translation MSAIAMPLPDARILAARDEIVAGLAAILGKDGVITSHDERRAFETDALTAYRVVPLAVVLPTSTGQVSAILKFLGQHRVKVVARGAGTSLSGGAIPSADCVVVGLSKMNRILAVDYDNRTARVEAGVTNINITNAVAARGFFYAPDPSSQLACTIAGNIAMNSGGAHCLKYGVTTNNILGLRMVMIDGTIVDIGGSYLDAPGYDLMGLLIGSEGQLGIVTEATVRILRAAEGARPMLMGFDTAEAAGGCVAAIMASGIIPVAIEYMDKPCIEACEAFARAGYPLDVEAMLIIEVEGSNAEIDDLLARINAIAAPFGPRGIRVSKSEAESAAIWKGRKAAFGAMGQKADAYLCMDGVIPTGKLPEVLTKVAAICAGHRVGVSNVFHAGDGNLHPLILFNPNDPDELARAEMAGADILKLCVETGGCLTGEHGVGIEKRDLMTYQFTPADLNLQMAVKSVFDPSWLMNPAKVFPLEGRPIPAA comes from the coding sequence ATGTCAGCGATCGCCATGCCCCTGCCGGATGCGCGCATTCTCGCGGCGCGCGACGAGATTGTGGCCGGGCTGGCCGCGATCCTCGGCAAGGATGGCGTCATCACGTCGCACGACGAGCGCCGCGCCTTCGAGACCGACGCGCTGACCGCCTATCGCGTCGTCCCGCTGGCGGTCGTCCTCCCGACCTCGACCGGGCAGGTTTCGGCGATCCTCAAGTTCCTCGGCCAGCACCGCGTCAAGGTAGTTGCCCGCGGCGCCGGCACGTCGCTGTCCGGCGGCGCCATCCCGAGTGCCGATTGCGTCGTCGTCGGCCTGTCGAAGATGAACCGCATCCTCGCCGTCGACTACGACAACCGAACCGCGCGCGTTGAAGCCGGCGTCACCAACATCAACATCACTAATGCCGTCGCCGCCCGCGGCTTCTTCTACGCTCCCGATCCGTCGAGCCAGCTTGCCTGCACCATCGCCGGCAACATCGCGATGAACTCGGGCGGCGCGCATTGTCTCAAGTACGGCGTCACCACCAACAACATCCTCGGCCTGCGCATGGTGATGATCGACGGCACCATCGTCGACATCGGCGGTAGCTACCTCGACGCGCCCGGCTATGACCTGATGGGCCTCCTCATCGGCTCCGAGGGCCAGCTCGGCATCGTCACCGAGGCGACGGTCCGCATCCTGCGCGCCGCGGAGGGTGCCCGCCCGATGCTGATGGGCTTCGACACCGCCGAGGCGGCCGGCGGCTGTGTCGCCGCGATCATGGCGTCGGGCATCATCCCGGTCGCCATCGAGTACATGGACAAGCCGTGCATCGAGGCCTGCGAGGCCTTCGCCCGCGCCGGCTACCCGCTTGATGTCGAGGCGATGCTGATCATCGAGGTCGAAGGATCCAACGCCGAGATCGACGACCTGCTCGCGCGCATCAACGCCATCGCCGCGCCCTTCGGCCCGCGCGGCATCCGCGTGTCGAAATCGGAAGCCGAAAGCGCCGCGATCTGGAAGGGGCGCAAGGCCGCCTTCGGCGCCATGGGCCAGAAGGCCGACGCCTATCTCTGCATGGACGGCGTCATCCCGACCGGCAAGCTGCCCGAGGTGCTGACCAAAGTCGCCGCGATCTGCGCCGGCCACCGTGTCGGCGTGTCGAACGTCTTCCACGCCGGCGACGGCAACCTCCACCCGCTCATCCTGTTCAACCCCAACGACCCGGACGAACTGGCCCGTGCCGAGATGGCCGGCGCCGATATCCTGAAGCTGTGCGTCGAGACCGGCGGCTGCCTGACCGGCGAGCACGGCGTCGGCATCGAGAAGCGCGACCTGATGACCTATCAGTTCACGCCCGCCGACCTGAACCTGCAGATGGCCGTCAAAAGCGTCTTCGATCCGTCGTGGCTGATGAACCCGGCGAAAGTCTTCCCGCTCGAGGGTCGGCCGATACCCGCCGCATGA
- a CDS encoding MDR family MFS transporter: MNESAPPRVANATPLDPASIRRIIIGVILAMLLAAIDQTIVATALPTIGNELKDLEHLPWVVTAYLLSATAVTPFYGKLADIVGRRTMLLTGISIFLFGSILCALAPSMWILIGARFVQGLGGGGLIALAQTIVADIVAPKERMRYQAYFASVFVTSSIAGPILGGFFAERLHWSFIFWINIPLGLLALGMTNGALKRLPRHERRHKLDIIGAVLMVAATVALLLALSWGGGLYPWSSFEILGLIAVSAVAWVLFVWRLTTAPEPFVPLAVMFNPVVAAGTASNFFVVGTVVALTIYLPIYFEAVIGLSASQSGLALIAFAGGTVVGAQIAGRIIAWTTHYKRGPFVGLLVGIVATIVLAFTATRQTLLSVEILLAIAGIGMGTIFPTTTVAVQNAVEPHQLGTATASFNFFRSLGSAILVAVFGAIFLGGLGLGGTAIGSLDQLVAAAAANGTAVAPVFQYVFGAAAAVLVLGFFCFAAMKELPLRGR, encoded by the coding sequence ATGAACGAATCCGCTCCCCCGCGCGTCGCCAACGCGACCCCGCTCGATCCTGCCTCCATCCGGCGCATCATCATCGGCGTCATCCTCGCCATGCTGCTCGCGGCGATCGACCAGACGATCGTGGCGACGGCGCTGCCGACCATCGGCAACGAGCTCAAGGATCTCGAGCACCTGCCGTGGGTGGTGACGGCCTACCTGCTGTCGGCCACGGCGGTGACGCCGTTCTACGGCAAGCTTGCCGATATCGTCGGGCGGCGGACGATGCTGCTCACCGGCATCAGCATATTTCTCTTCGGGTCGATCCTGTGCGCGCTGGCGCCCTCGATGTGGATCCTGATCGGCGCGCGCTTCGTGCAGGGTCTGGGCGGCGGCGGCCTGATTGCTCTGGCGCAGACCATCGTCGCCGACATCGTCGCGCCGAAGGAGCGCATGCGCTACCAGGCGTATTTCGCGTCGGTGTTCGTGACCTCATCGATCGCCGGCCCGATTCTTGGCGGCTTCTTTGCCGAGCGGCTGCACTGGTCGTTCATTTTCTGGATCAACATTCCGCTCGGACTGCTGGCACTCGGCATGACCAACGGCGCCCTCAAGCGGCTGCCGCGCCACGAGAGGCGGCACAAGCTCGACATCATCGGCGCGGTGCTGATGGTCGCGGCGACGGTCGCGCTGCTGCTCGCCTTGTCATGGGGCGGTGGCCTCTATCCGTGGAGTTCCTTCGAAATTCTCGGGCTGATCGCCGTATCGGCGGTCGCGTGGGTACTGTTCGTCTGGCGACTGACCACGGCGCCGGAGCCGTTCGTGCCGCTGGCGGTGATGTTCAACCCCGTGGTGGCGGCGGGCACGGCATCCAATTTCTTCGTCGTCGGCACCGTCGTGGCACTCACGATCTACCTGCCGATCTATTTCGAAGCGGTCATTGGCCTGTCGGCGTCGCAGTCCGGCCTTGCGCTGATTGCGTTTGCCGGCGGTACGGTCGTCGGCGCCCAGATCGCCGGGCGGATCATAGCGTGGACGACGCACTACAAGCGCGGACCGTTCGTCGGCCTGCTGGTCGGCATCGTAGCGACGATCGTGCTGGCATTCACGGCGACGCGGCAGACGCTGCTGTCGGTGGAGATACTGCTCGCCATCGCCGGCATCGGCATGGGCACGATCTTCCCGACGACGACGGTCGCGGTGCAGAACGCGGTCGAGCCGCACCAGCTCGGCACCGCGACGGCGAGCTTCAACTTCTTCCGCTCGCTGGGCAGCGCGATCCTGGTCGCGGTGTTCGGCGCGATCTTCCTCGGCGGGCTGGGACTCGGCGGCACCGCGATCGGGTCGCTCGACCAGCTCGTGGCGGCGGCCGCCGCGAACGGCACGGCGGTGGCGCCGGTGTTCCAGTATGTGTTCGGCGCCGCGGCGGCGGTGCTGGTGCTCGGCTTCTTCTGCTTTGCGGCGATGAAGGAATTGCCGCTGAGGGGCAGGTAG